The segment GCCAGTCCGCGCCGATGGACTCGCTGGTCCTTGTATAAGAAAACGAGGTACAGACGCTCGGAAGGAAGGAAGCTTGCTCCCATGGCCACCCTCCCTTCTCTTTCCAGTTTGGATGACTCGATCCAACCAGACTCGAAACGAAAGCAAGAGGGAGAAGAACAAACTCCGAAACAGTCGGGAGAATTCGACGATCTCATCTCCACCCTCCCACTAGATGAAGGATTGGTTCCCATCCGCCTCCGCCAATACCAAGGCGTCTGGATCCCTGAATACTTCCTCGGGGGCATCATCGCCGTCCGGCAACGCTTCACGGCCCGCCCTGATGATCTCCTCCTCGTGAGCTACCCCAAGTCCGGAACCACCTGGCTAAAGGCCCTGGCCTTCGCCATCATGACTCGAATCCAACACCCTTTGGCTCACCACCCGCTCCTGAGCCTCAACCCCCATCAGTGCGTGGAGTACCTGGACAGCCTCTTCTTTGATGGCCAGCAATCCATGGTTGAAGCCCTGCCCTCTCCTCGGATTTTCAGCTCCCACACGACTTACTCTCTGCTATCGGACTCGATCAAGGGTTCCGGCTGCCGCATCATATACATCTGCCGAGACCCTAAGGATGTGATCGTCTCCCGGTGGCATTTCAATGCGAAGATGAGCTCAAAGGCGGCCAAGGAGCCGATTCCCTTGACGAAGACCTTCGAGATGTTCTGCGAGGGCGTTTGCCCGTTTGGGCTGATATGGGACCACGCTCTCGGGTACTGGAAGGAGAGCTTGAGAAGGCCCGACAAGGTGCTGTTCTTGAAGTACGAGGAGCTGATGGAAGAGCCGGTGGCAAAGGTGAAAAGAATGGCGGAGTTCATGGGATGTCCATTCTCCCCGGACGAAGAGAAGGAAGGGATGGTGGAGGAGGTCATAAGGTTGTGTAGCTTTGAGAAGCTCAGCAACCTAGAGATAAATACTACTGGTGTAATGAACTCCATAGTCCCGACAGCTCCTCCAACATTTGCGTTTTTTTTTAGGAAAGGGAAGGTGGGGGATTGGAAGAGCCATCTGAGTCCGGAGATGGCGCAGAGGCTGGACGAAATCACCCAAGAGAAGCTAGAAGGATCCGGTCTGACCCTTGGAAGAACATGCTTGAAAGCTGCTGCGAAGGAGGAGAATCCAGTTCACCAAGTGTAGTAGCATGCTTTAATTttctgagaaagatcatgaattaaATGTGCGTTCAGAGTGTGATTTAGCTTATTTTATCCTTTTCTAAAGACCATGAGAAGGATCCGCTCTGACTGCTGGGAGAACCTGCTTggaagatgctgcaaaggaagggaATCCGGTTCAGCTTTTGTGAGAAATATCATGAATTAAATGTGCCTCAAAGTGTGATTCACCTTCTTTTATCCTTTTCTAAATAAACTGGGCGAAGGTATTCTTTCCTCCGCTTGCATCATAAAGAGAGAGTGTGATTTAACTCTCTTTATAAACTTTATTGTCCTATgagttatttttaaataattaaaatttatttttattataatataaaaaaatttatttagttCTATATCGAttataagttaaaaaaaatataatttatataaattaaattttttttttctaacatgagatgtcttttaaaaaataaaatcatgagatTCTAAACGATCAATATCTATTAAAGGCTAAAGGCTTAAAAGTTCACTGAAatctaaagatggtcatgagtcaaagcGAAAAATATCTCGTTTATGCGGAGGCGACATCCACTGAAGTCTAAAGATGATCATGAGTACGTATGCGGAGGCGATATCCACTGAAATTTAAAGATGATTATGAGTCGACAATAATTTTAAAGATATATGTCCATCACATGGATAAGTCATCACAAATATAAATAGTTGAGGATCAACTCTCACAGGAATCCATGTACACAAAGATAAccctatattaataaatataaatagctGAGGAACAACTCTTGCAGAAATCCATGTACACAAAGATAACCCTATATTAGATAGTAAGAAAAAGTTATGGGGTTGATATATTATTTGGGTCCAAAATTTAATGATTTAAGCTTGCGGTTCAGCTTGAATTCCCAACATGTATAGATATGCGCGAAAGCAAGATGAAATTAATTTGGATGGGTTTAGATGCAGTCTGGGAGTGAAGGTTTAGTTTAATTTGCCAGCTTTTTATTGCATTTTTGGATTTCTGCTTGCACTTGCTTGTTATTGTAATGGAAGCCAGCGCATGCCCCTGTAGAGGGTTCGGCCCAAAGCGTTtcaatttcctttttttttggtgggaggAAAGTGGCTCAATTTATTGTCCTTCTGTATGAATGTTTGCAGAGAAGCTATCCTATCTTGACGGCAGCTGTCCTCACCATTGATGCAAGTGGTGTGGGTGTCGAGATTCTTTGTGCGTtactttttttttgatgatttacaTTTTTTGTTTTGACATTTGAAGGGGGGCTTTTGTAATTAACTATCCTCTGTTTTGCTGAGAGACTCATCTATTGGAGGGTAGTGGGTTGGGACCACCGCTTTGGTACATTGCTTTGGATTATCTAAGAGGAACTCTTTTTACGCTGGAGGTGGCGGAGAAGATCTAAGATGGAGCGCACCTCTTCAGCGGATTAATCTACATGGTATAGCGAAAATGTTCCTCTTAATCGTTAACTCGACTGTCTGACGTCATAATTAATAACGAAAGTTGCACCTTTTCCCAACACTATCGCAGAGACTTAATATAGttggatttattttttcaaatttaaaaccgACGCCTCCAAAATGCCTTCCTTCGCTCCATTTTGCTGATGCTTGATAATGATaaatgctgttttttttttttatgttttctcaTTCCGTTCAGCTTTTATTTAAGTATTAAAGTGTCGAAGATTTTTTTCTGCAACGAGCGGTATGCATTTGAAATTATTATTGTTAGATGCATGCTCtataaaataattagattatattggATGGATGTCTAGTTAGAAtgtcattttttaaaatttttttgataccgcacggtgcagcagaaagaaaaaaaaatagaaaacaattaATTATGTGGACCAATCAAAAAAGAATTCATCTTCATGGGACATACaaatttcactatgagaaaaaaaatattataagaagagatctcaccctcaaccctcgtacatctaatttttctctcacAAGAAGTtatttctcacaaaagctctttctctAGAAAAactccctgaacccctgaagtgaccgctATCCGTTGTTCAAAAgcctccctgctccttctcttctcAGCATTGTATGTCTCCTCTTTCTTCGAATTTGGGTTCTCTGCTGAAGCCCATGCACGCCACTATGTTTCCGCTGAAGAAAACACACCGCGAGACCACCAGGCCACCACACACCTCTCTGTTGGGCATCAAGGCCTTTTAATGGCCTTAAACCCatgttagattaggtttaggactctTAATCAAGCTCAAAACAAGCCCTGGACCATCAGATCAACACCGCAAGTCtcccagagccatccgatcacgATCAGTCCACGGAATAGTATCATGGACCATGCAAAATAAGTGGAAAATGCCGACATGGTCCACACGCCCGGTCGTGGACCATCCGGTCCACGGTAGATCGAGAAAACAGGCTCCCAGAAGACgtctgggcctgggcctgggcagCTCCCCGAGCACCCGGGCCTGGGCTGACCTGCACGctcgggcctgggccgcaccttGTGCCCTCGACCCGCACGGTGCCGCGCCTGGGCCGtgtgcggccgcaccgctgccgcttCGTTGGCCACCGACGGTCATCCGCCACTCCAAACTTCGTGCCGACTTCTCTAGTGCATATCTTCTTCGTCTGAACTCCGTTTGGAATGATCTTAgtttcgttggactccatttttcatcgcgaacctcattgtgggctcaacATGGACTAAATCTcgaagcatcaaatcctaacaatttctatctagactcgatattcgatctcttcctaactctgagagcttctggatcttctcATCGTCATGTCCTGGggtaatcgcctgctgatcatggatggacaaacatgggagtcgagctaggccgctcgatcccatctccgttgtatgctatgctcctcctgacctgagaccttcTTGGGGCATCATCCTACAGCAATAGGAACCTTATCTTGCGACGTCgcttctcgtcctcccgagtctcctgtctcgtgcccgatctacctccacctgaagctccacctcgctctggactccacctggctcctgaagctccacctcgcattgggctctCCATCAGGTAATAATGTTCTCTCCTCCcttttttctcctccaaaataatcctatcgccgcgtagcaccttcaggatttctccaccagataccgtcctgtagcctctcgaatccagtatgctcagtgaaataaaattttatctgaaatcgagtatgtatcgaacctcctccaatcttctcactgcaccattatgtgtcctccagctgaccgtcctgaTGCCTCTGATTGCACAGTATAATCCATCTGGCAGATAAATAGTATCCTtactgttctctagggagtcaaactgctcctctctacaacatacatgatacgtgcatgcagaatctaaaatccactgctgAAAAGAAGAGATACCTCTTCAGATATTTCCAAGACATCTCCCTCTGAATTGCTACTGACCGTTACCacagcagccatcgtccgatttttgagttgagagcaatctttagctaaatgccccaactcgtcacaccggtaatacctgatcttgctcaagtccctcctgcaCTTGAATCATCCTCGTcgtgatctcctgtcactccatctaccgcctcctgctcctccagaagccaccaaggtTGAGCTatcgccatctgagctcgaagtcggattctccctcctgagaacctcgttctggggtatcatcgcggtgacctcgtccatcttgatggtgctcttttccactagaaaagcagtcaccaaggactcgtacgaagggagaagcgacgccagcaaaaccagcaccctggtcttctccacaacattctcaccaatgctgaggagatcggtgaggatcttctgaaagtagctgagatgctcctgcacgctctatcccttAGTCATCCATAGTTAGTAGAgctacctccagaggaagagagttttggtgagagatttcatcatgtacaactccttgagcttcgaccacagcactatTGAAAAAGTCtcgtcaagcacatggatcaccacctcatccgttaggtacatACAGATAGTACTTActacctgcatctgtagccatctccaatcttgcacctccatggtggtcggtttctcctcgcacaagagagcatcaatcaatccttgctggatgagcatgtccttcatccttgcttgccacaaggagaaattgctctttccatcaaacttgttgattttcattttgattgatcctgtcttctccatcttcagtcttgctcaccactgctACAATTTGTATCCTTGTACcgtctcgctctgataccacttgttggatggatgtctggctaggacaccaccttccaagaccttttcgataccgcgcaatgcagtaggaagaaagaagaaataaaatagaaaataatcaattacgtggatcagtcaaaaaaaggctcgcctccatggggcatgcaaatttcactatgagaaaaaaaatattacaaaaagatctcaccttcaaccctcgtacacctaatTTCTTCCTCATAGAAAGTTATCTCTCacgaaagctctctctctagaaagacccCCTGAATCTCTGAAGTGATTGCTGTCCGCTGTTCAGGAGCCTCCCTACTTCTTCTCTTCTCAGCGTCGTATCTCCTCTTTCTTTGGATTTGGGTTCTCTGCTAAAGCCTGTGCGCGCCACTCTGTTTCCGCTGAAGAAAACACGCCGCGAGACCACTAGGCCACCACGCACCTCTTTGTTGGGCatcagggccttttaaaggccttaaacccatgttagattaggtttaggactcctaattaaACTCAAAATAAGCTTCGGACCGTCGGATCAACACCGCAAGCCTCCCAGAGCCGTCCGATCATGaccggtccatgaaatagtatcgtggaccgcatGAAATGCATGGAAAATACCTATGCGGTCCACGCGCCCGATCGTGGACCATCCAATCCACGATAGACCAGAAAAATAGGCTCCCAGCAGGCGCCTGGGCCTAGGCCGGCCCGCGCGTGGGCTTGGGCCGTGCCCCGAGCGCCTGGGCCTGGCCCGTGCGCTGGGCCACGCCCTACGTGCCCGACTCATGCGCTGCCGCTCCTAGGCCGCACGCGGCTGTGCAGCCGCCGCTTCGCCGGCCCGCCACCGACCCCCGACGGTCCTCCACCACTCCGAACTCCGTTCCGACTTCTCTCTCGCGTATCTTCTTCGTCCgaactccgtttggggtgatcttagtctcgttggacttcattttttgtTGCGGACCTTGCTGTGGCCTCAATGTAGATCGAATCTcgaagcatcaaatcctaacagattgatacatataaaattttttaaaaatataatttataattttgacttattaataaaataaaatcagattatttttttattcatattatataATGTGTCTATAAACCGTCGAATGAattaataagataaaaatatatattctcaagaattaagaatttgaggtatctatcattaatggttaatttataaattactcctgatcggtGGATCATCATaggaatggtgattgatccgaacaAATTGGTATATGGATCACTTTCCTTTACGATAGGTGAGTCTCGAATCTACAATATggaaatactaaagtgagagtgcaagtagttgttagaaaataaagatatcaaGCATGATCAACATGAGTAATTATTTGGATATCTATCtactcatcagtgacttactcgatactgtagtggtatgagtagttctttgacctgcggtgtctcgactattcacaatgaggttgttgtagtttgactatattATCACtcaattttttagttatttgAAATCTTATAGTATATGTTGGCTGCAatagattcattgtaggaatatagtgtacatctagataggatctgtcgatcttgatagataaggaGAAGTCTTATGTGGATCATGAGATTAAGTTTCAAAGATCATGGCCATggcagtgtgaatgatggaaggGAGTTTCTATAggtttcacaaatgaactcaagtcgattgAATCATACATGTGACAGATGaggggtttgacgagttatccataaCCTTCGTcttgtcgaaactcatgatagaagaactgaatcatatgataactgtacctagaggttcatctattCAATTATGTTAGATTGctattacatactgctagatatcactggtggatagtgagatcaatgagaattatttaGATGATCAATAATTATCAATGGACTGAATTGAAAGTATTCCAATCCattaaaaggagtttcaatgatattgttgatAGGGATTATAATAtatttcactaccagatagaattgaacctatggggtcacacataaagaaaattgatctagaaTTGTGCAATTAGACTTATGTAGTTTCAATTGGGTTATGATTTATAAAATTCTATCAGGTTTAGGagtaccatgctagcacatggttaaaccaaaTTTATCTTGAGACTTGGAATCCCTATTAGATAGGGATTGGACTAGTTAAATGCATGCATGAGGGGTGCCAAGAGTTTGGTCCTCATCAGATTTTTTGGGCATGGAATAAAAGGGCTCATGCCCCATGTGGATAAGGATCAAAGGCATCTATAGTTGGCACACCCTTGTCTTGCacatgaagaaagaaaagaagagatggggCACATGCCCCATCTGATTTTGTGTAAGAAAAGAGGGAGGGGCGGCATCCAACTAATGAGCAAGCCAAGTTTGGCAGGGAACCAAGAGTCCTTCTGGGTTAAGGCATTGAATGAGTCATAATCTGAAACCTTTTAAGAGTCTTTTTGATTCtatacactacaagaaaatggGTTATTAGCGATAACTAttcatcatcgctaataatcctaATCTCATtgctaaaattattagcaatagaaTCCCATCGCTAAAAGTTTGTCAGAAATAAGCTTATtgctaattaccattattagcgatggcaacaaTCCTGTTGCTAATATGGATAATTAGCGACGGCATTAGTGACAacgaagccatcgctaataatttttatttaatttttttaattaaaaactatTAATGACGGTACTTACcgtcgctaatgccatcgctaatagatttttaatttaatttttttaattaaaaactattagcgacgacttTGTCTGTcgctaatgccatcgttaataatttttttatttttttaaaaaaattatattaatttttaaaatttattttaatcataataataattaattatattttttaaaatctattataaataaaataataattatttactataatcataaatataaaattaattatattatattaaaaatataaatatataattttataaatttatactgctttacaaatatcaaaattacatacatataaaaaaaaatcatgtgagatcctcctcatcgtcctcctcatcctcttcctAGTTTTGTACGTCCTCTTCAGCAACTGGTTGATGAAAGTCGGATGTCTTAGTTTtctgtaatgaaaaaaataaaatattattaataagcttCGATACGAAAGCGTATATATCGATACggagatgtatattttgatatattactatgcttctcgaacagattatttctacacattttattcgatgatacagagctgTAGACACTTTCGACCTattgattggatggttagattgaatgttTATCTCCTATATCTTATTTTCGGACTCAaatctaaatatgtgaagcttctaaatataaaaattaaaaaaaataaaaaaaatattaatagacTTATTTGTTGTGATGACTGTGACAACGAGCCCAACGGATTGCATAGATGTGGATCTTAGAGAATCTCAACGATCGTATCATGGATGGTGTCTCGAAAGCTCTAAGATCGCTGGCTCCAAAGTCTCTGCACAACCTTCTCCATACGTGCATCACCCCACATTTGGATCGTCGAGGTTTAAAAAGAGGACGTCGAAGAGTATTGAGCTGTTGGAGGGTCAAAGCTATAGCCGAATCTTATGATCCGGCTCCTACTCATCCCTCCAGTGACCTTGAGCTATCTCTCAAGGTCAAAGAAGGGCTGAGAGGATGGGTCCTCACCATGCTGCGATACGAGATACTCTGCATAAtccatttatatattttaaaaattcattagtctgtacatatcaatatatataaaaatttaataaataatattttaagttgttaccATAATCTTTTAAGAtctaggatctaagtaatcatcagTCTAGGTTAAAATCACCAGTCCTtttagactggtgtgtggcctctaTATCTGCAGCTGCCTTGGTGCATGATCCAGCTAttgtatctataataaataaataataaaattaaattaattaaaatatacaaatgatcaattcaatataaaattagtttaagtgtagaatttttatcaatctatcggccATACTATGTGTGCCAAC is part of the Elaeis guineensis isolate ETL-2024a chromosome 15, EG11, whole genome shotgun sequence genome and harbors:
- the LOC105058121 gene encoding cytosolic sulfotransferase 8 codes for the protein MATLPSLSSLDDSIQPDSKRKQEGEEQTPKQSGEFDDLISTLPLDEGLVPIRLRQYQGVWIPEYFLGGIIAVRQRFTARPDDLLLVSYPKSGTTWLKALAFAIMTRIQHPLAHHPLLSLNPHQCVEYLDSLFFDGQQSMVEALPSPRIFSSHTTYSLLSDSIKGSGCRIIYICRDPKDVIVSRWHFNAKMSSKAAKEPIPLTKTFEMFCEGVCPFGLIWDHALGYWKESLRRPDKVLFLKYEELMEEPVAKVKRMAEFMGCPFSPDEEKEGMVEEVIRLCSFEKLSNLEINTTGVMNSIVPTAPPTFAFFFRKGKVGDWKSHLSPEMAQRLDEITQEKLEGSGLTLGRTCLKAAAKEENPVHQV